One Candidatus Zixiibacteriota bacterium DNA window includes the following coding sequences:
- a CDS encoding ferritin family protein, protein MMDFNSVDEVLDFAIGSEQMASEFYSGLAAKTADRNIRRMFEGFAIEEQVHKSKLEEIKTGKLLAPAKMNVVDLKVTDMIDEIEPHADMSLQEVLIVAMQREKNAYRLYSDLAAMTDNANLKAAFEMLAQEEARHKLRFEIEYDEMIMSEN, encoded by the coding sequence ATGATGGATTTTAATTCAGTCGATGAGGTTCTTGATTTCGCGATAGGAAGCGAACAAATGGCATCTGAGTTCTATTCCGGGCTTGCAGCCAAGACGGCTGACCGGAATATCCGCAGGATGTTCGAGGGATTCGCGATAGAAGAGCAGGTGCATAAGTCAAAACTCGAAGAGATCAAAACAGGCAAACTCCTTGCACCCGCGAAAATGAATGTCGTCGATCTCAAAGTAACGGATATGATAGACGAAATCGAGCCGCACGCTGATATGAGTCTGCAGGAAGTTCTGATCGTTGCGATGCAGAGAGAGAAGAACGCATATCGACTCTACAGCGATCTTGCTGCCATGACGGATAATGCGAACCTCAAAGCAGCTTTCGAAATGCTTGCCCAGGAGGAGGCGAGGCATAAACTGAGGTTTGAGATTGAATATGACGAGATGATCATGAGTGAGAATTAG
- a CDS encoding permease — MLEIVIHVAEEFWSVLADMAPYLLFGFLVAGVLSVAVSPRFVEKHLGGRGFWPVFKASALGVPLPLCSCGVIPVAASLRKHGASRGATTSFLLSTPQTGVDSIMVTFSLLGPIFALFRPLVALVTGLIGGQLVDAFDKTRDLNMLPMMSDSMSNNMNAPQGNALKRIFSYGFVALPQDISKSLLIGLVAAGLIAAVIPDDFFLGLLGAGFASMIVMMLLGIPLYVCATASVPIAAALILKGISPGAALVFLVTGPATNAATITTIWKVLGKKTTFIYLATVAVTALASGFLLDQIMTVSDVHHGHGSHGMLPGWSGTASALLLLAILGYAAISPYLKQIRKSSFDISGAGAVLKVDGMTCNHCVANVKRALSECSGVEDVRVDLTSGIAAIYGKDFDLSALKKSVEDVGYTVSDKS; from the coding sequence ATGCTTGAGATAGTCATACACGTAGCAGAGGAGTTCTGGTCGGTACTTGCCGATATGGCTCCCTATCTGCTGTTCGGATTCCTGGTGGCGGGAGTACTGTCTGTTGCGGTGTCCCCCAGATTCGTTGAAAAGCATCTCGGCGGACGCGGCTTCTGGCCTGTCTTCAAAGCGTCCGCACTCGGTGTACCGTTACCCCTTTGCTCCTGCGGCGTGATTCCGGTAGCAGCATCATTGCGTAAGCATGGGGCGAGTCGCGGTGCTACGACATCGTTTCTCTTGTCGACTCCGCAGACTGGTGTCGACAGCATAATGGTCACATTCAGTCTGCTCGGGCCTATATTCGCCCTTTTCAGACCGCTGGTGGCGCTTGTGACCGGACTGATCGGCGGTCAGCTTGTTGACGCGTTCGACAAGACGCGGGACCTGAATATGCTTCCTATGATGTCCGATAGCATGTCGAACAACATGAATGCTCCTCAGGGTAATGCTTTGAAGCGGATTTTCAGCTATGGATTCGTCGCACTTCCTCAGGATATAAGCAAATCGCTGCTGATTGGACTTGTAGCCGCCGGGCTGATCGCAGCCGTAATACCCGACGACTTCTTTCTCGGGCTGCTCGGGGCTGGCTTTGCCTCAATGATAGTGATGATGCTCCTGGGTATACCGCTTTATGTCTGCGCGACTGCCTCGGTGCCTATAGCTGCTGCGCTGATTCTCAAGGGGATCTCCCCGGGCGCAGCGCTTGTGTTTCTCGTGACAGGTCCGGCAACCAATGCCGCTACCATAACTACGATCTGGAAAGTCCTCGGCAAGAAGACCACTTTCATATATCTGGCGACGGTTGCCGTCACCGCGCTCGCCTCTGGTTTTCTCCTCGATCAGATAATGACCGTATCGGATGTTCACCACGGTCACGGTAGCCATGGGATGCTGCCGGGTTGGAGCGGTACAGCGAGCGCCCTTTTACTGCTGGCGATTCTCGGATATGCAGCAATCAGTCCCTATCTCAAACAAATCCGGAAGTCATCTTTCGACATTTCCGGCGCGGGGGCGGTGTTGAAAGTCGATGGTATGACCTGCAATCACTGCGTAGCGAATGTGAAGCGTGCACTCAGCGAATGCAGCGGTGTCGAGGATGTTCGCGTCGATCTCACCAGCGGAATTGCAGCGATATATGGCAAAGACTTTGATCTGTCTGCCCTCAAGAAATCTGTAGAAGATGTCGGATACACCGTTTCTGACAAATCGTAG
- a CDS encoding ferritin, which produces MMKKKVQDALNAQINEELYSAYIYFAMAAYFKSLNLDGFAHWMEIQTQEELSHAFKFYGYMNDRGGRPVMAAISKPPLEWDSPLAAFQEAYKHEQHISAAINKLVDLSIQESDHAMNNMLQWFVAEQVEEEASADEIVKKLKLIGDNGTGVLMIDQELAARVFTPPATVGGA; this is translated from the coding sequence ATGATGAAGAAGAAAGTCCAAGACGCACTGAATGCACAGATCAATGAAGAGCTCTATTCAGCTTACATTTATTTTGCAATGGCGGCGTATTTCAAGTCGCTGAATCTTGACGGATTCGCCCACTGGATGGAAATTCAGACTCAGGAAGAACTGAGTCACGCGTTCAAGTTCTATGGCTACATGAACGACCGTGGTGGACGCCCGGTAATGGCTGCGATCAGCAAGCCGCCATTGGAATGGGATTCGCCTCTTGCAGCTTTTCAGGAAGCCTACAAGCATGAGCAGCACATCTCTGCAGCGATCAATAAACTGGTCGATCTATCGATCCAGGAGAGCGATCATGCAATGAATAACATGCTCCAGTGGTTTGTGGCAGAGCAGGTCGAAGAAGAGGCTTCTGCCGATGAGATAGTCAAAAAGCTAAAACTGATTGGCGACAATGGAACCGGTGTTCTGATGATCGATCAGGAGCTTGCGGCGAGAGTCTTCACTCCACCCGCAACAGTAGGCGGAGCATAG
- a CDS encoding TIGR02757 family protein — translation MAARQLQIDKSFLENLYKRYNHSKYVHPDPLEIVLRYDIIRDREIAALIASSLAYGRVAQIIKSVASVLDQMESPADFVQNATKKSLQKTYGNFKHRFTTSDDLVAVILGLKAVILKYGSLEECFKAGMSSSDSDVIPALCRFVQTIRGADNGNYNSMLPSPPKGSACKRLNLFLKWMVRRDRVDPGGWTCIDSSKLIIPLDTHMFRIGTAFGMTTRKQANLVTAREITDAFRAISPDDPTKYDFALTRLGMEHGVGVVDHLQTHFMQTARTHA, via the coding sequence TTGGCAGCGCGACAACTTCAGATAGATAAGAGCTTCCTCGAAAACCTCTATAAACGGTACAATCACTCGAAGTATGTTCATCCCGACCCGCTCGAAATTGTACTGAGATACGATATTATCAGAGATCGCGAGATCGCGGCGCTGATAGCATCGTCGCTCGCGTATGGGAGGGTGGCTCAGATTATCAAAAGTGTCGCATCGGTGCTCGACCAAATGGAATCACCAGCAGACTTTGTGCAGAACGCTACCAAAAAATCGCTTCAGAAAACCTATGGTAATTTCAAGCACAGGTTCACAACAAGTGACGATCTGGTCGCCGTGATACTCGGCCTCAAGGCGGTCATTTTGAAATATGGCTCGCTGGAAGAATGCTTCAAGGCAGGGATGTCCAGTTCAGACAGCGATGTTATTCCCGCGCTATGCCGGTTTGTGCAGACAATTCGGGGCGCTGATAACGGCAATTACAACAGCATGTTACCCTCCCCGCCGAAGGGGAGCGCCTGCAAAAGGCTGAACTTATTCCTCAAATGGATGGTTCGTAGGGACAGAGTTGACCCGGGCGGGTGGACATGCATCGACAGCTCGAAGCTAATCATCCCGCTCGATACACATATGTTCAGGATAGGCACGGCATTTGGCATGACAACCCGGAAGCAGGCGAATCTTGTGACAGCGAGAGAGATCACAGACGCATTCAGGGCGATCTCGCCGGACGATCCGACCAAGTACGATTTCGCTCTGACACGGCTCGGGATGGAGCACGGCGTCGGAGTTGTCGATCATCTCCAAACGCATTTCATGCAGACAGCGCGTACTCATGCTTGA
- the lptC gene encoding LPS export ABC transporter periplasmic protein LptC has translation MTEHKNILGELICTLLLCMIALACTEKTPDSHSEETASSQIIPDQILYESDILLSDHGVREVLIHSAYLEKFLALDSTLMVNIHATFFDSLGNESSTLVSDSGIVREKTSDLEVWGNVTVVSDNGVTLDADSLFWDQEANQIRTESFVEITHGGNIQSGYGFESDSKLTNFRIKERVKAKFEKVEDLDGN, from the coding sequence ATGACTGAACACAAGAATATCCTAGGCGAACTGATATGCACTTTGCTGCTCTGCATGATTGCGCTTGCATGCACCGAGAAGACCCCGGACAGCCACAGCGAAGAGACTGCATCCAGTCAGATCATTCCCGATCAGATTCTGTACGAATCAGATATTCTGCTTTCTGATCACGGCGTGAGGGAAGTTCTGATTCACTCTGCATATCTTGAGAAATTCCTGGCTCTCGACAGCACGCTGATGGTGAACATTCACGCGACGTTTTTCGATTCGCTCGGCAATGAATCATCAACACTGGTATCGGACTCCGGCATAGTCAGAGAGAAAACGAGCGATCTGGAAGTGTGGGGCAATGTGACGGTCGTTTCGGACAACGGCGTCACGCTCGATGCCGACAGTCTTTTCTGGGATCAGGAAGCGAATCAGATCAGGACGGAGTCGTTTGTCGAAATTACTCACGGCGGCAATATCCAGAGCGGCTACGGCTTCGAATCAGACAGCAAACTCACCAATTTCCGCATCAAAGAACGCGTGAAAGCCAAATTCGAAAAGGTCGAAGACCTTGATGGAAATTGA